In Mycetocola zhujimingii, one DNA window encodes the following:
- a CDS encoding Ig-like domain-containing protein, with protein MRRRSGWDRLMFVAWIRRHRSLLATLMSGTVICALIATVAVISDGYRAQKLELGDGAVWVVNQEKQAIGRANTQVFELNTAVRGTSSQIEVLQSGETVLFVDRVRSTLDIVDPTTSEITESVPLPPGEAAVALGTERLVVEAGGDIWFVPLGDLAAFDSESAPALSLGADAVTSVNADGDLFVFAPETSSVYRVPADSDAATDVTEVPEPAGGVQLTSVGEDFVLLDEAESSVLFNGRTVQLPVATGARLQAASLSGDRALVGIDDGLVAVDRRSGNLRVLTDTATGAATPPMSVGDCAFGAWSDGSVFTECAGSGAMSAIEGVSAGADFAFQTNGGHVLLNDVAGGTAWAVQSDNRVIDNWDDLIAVDEDELKVEDNNEDTPPEYEEMQQPPTAVADELGARPGRTSVLPVLLNDFDPNGDVLMIDSVAALPESEGRVDVVNNSQQLQVTLAASASGVHRFDYTISDGRGGTASTTVTLTVRDPSENGPPAQVRTTKGSVASGARLSLAVLGDWIDPDGDPFYLTEASVAAPDLVQHTPDGTVIYSDAGAGGALKEVGLVVSDGLLDGTGALAVTVAPAGSVPIIAESFPMIAHAGQELEVSPLMHARGGSAPLRLANVPAKDGATITPDYDGGTFRFTSAEPRTHHIDFSVTDGTQTATATVRIEVIAPPDAGTKPVTVPHTVFIREQSTETVDVLAGDFDPAGGVLVLTGTSDIPPLSGIRVEILEQRMLRITLTAPLESPVSFSYRVSNGVADASGTVTVVEIPNPVKRQPPVAFPDTVSVRVGDAIDIPVLANDTHPDGDPLTLAPELAGALPDGGGLLFTAGNVLRYLAPETPGNYTASYRATAPDGQWSDAQVVLNVREADVATNAAPAPKTVISRVFSGERVRISIPLVGIDPDGDSVQLIGQSSNPGKGAVVGAGSDWFDYEAGAYSAGTDSFEYTVVDALGKQATGLVRIGISAKLDGSRVPTATPDEVLTRPGSSVAVRVLANDSDPDGGALTVTSVEPTGEGARAVIDGEIVRVTVPKGEGRYGFIYEIQNKGGNTASTFLTVVVRKDAPLARPLASDVVLTIDEITGKSTVDVNVLKSVFWADGPSSELDVSVAGGYGDRASVTASKRVRVALGAASQIIPFRVSNPEDPDVNAIAFIWVPGFDDALPQLRTGIKPISVVSGEAVEIPLNDYVIAAGGKSVRLTDAAKVRATNANGSDLVIDPATLRYTSADLYFGPASISFEVTDGESADDSNGRVATLVLPIEVSSRDNQPPVFTGGSIDFEPSQVKTIDLTRLTTYPYDDDVDELEYRVLDPRPAGFTVSVSGQELTVTAAADVELGATPSILLGVRDAVNDGVAGRIQLTVVPSTRPLAVPAEDTVIAQRGASTPVDVLTNDSATNPFPGSPLRVVAVRGLDGGNLPAGVSVAPSADNSRLTVTVAQDAAAIDTSLQYQVADATGDPARYTWGAVRISVQDRPDPVSAVRVTGFGDRKISLGWTPGAANNSAISGFDVELFRDGTQTSLGVTTCTSTACDVPTAANGRANAVRVEVSARNARGESDPVRFGDAVWSDVIPAAPAGLSAAPLDGALMLKWNPVPKPGQGSDVTKYAVTVGGAAREINASACSATCSLRVGDLSNGTTVEFSVSARNDALPALAAWNSASGSGKPFGPPSPGRITVDANPENASATVRWDGFLENGDPIRKYFVQRLTVNSVPTGDQSCSGSTPNPVPGGIVAAQRETDGAGREATFGGLEGADTVYYFVVWGYNGAGCVSTVVATRTVFETPPSISQVDGGMAYTDARASFDYVISRVSPTDYDYYKIRSLAGATPSEWTRFSGNGTPRTVLGLGTGSVVNFEIVGCRAWGSYELCGGSKTVIADEPSVSLVPAGVQFDLTTQTFSWTADPPNGGIAATYRCGSEGDSAVTVADINSCVLPPTHSGRAWLEVTVNGHTNTYFRP; from the coding sequence GTGCGTCGACGTTCCGGCTGGGACCGGCTGATGTTCGTGGCCTGGATCCGCAGGCACCGGTCCCTGCTCGCGACGCTGATGAGCGGCACAGTGATCTGTGCCCTCATCGCGACGGTGGCGGTGATCTCTGACGGGTACCGGGCGCAGAAGCTCGAACTGGGCGACGGTGCGGTCTGGGTGGTCAATCAGGAGAAACAGGCGATTGGCCGCGCCAATACACAGGTCTTTGAACTGAACACGGCTGTACGCGGTACCTCTTCGCAGATCGAGGTACTGCAGTCAGGAGAGACCGTACTCTTCGTCGACCGGGTACGCAGCACCCTCGACATCGTCGATCCCACGACGTCAGAGATCACCGAGAGCGTCCCGCTGCCACCCGGTGAAGCGGCCGTTGCGCTCGGCACCGAACGGCTGGTGGTCGAGGCCGGTGGTGACATCTGGTTTGTCCCGCTGGGCGATCTCGCCGCATTCGATTCTGAGTCAGCGCCGGCGCTTTCACTCGGTGCGGATGCCGTCACCTCGGTCAACGCGGATGGCGACCTGTTCGTCTTCGCCCCGGAGACCAGCAGCGTGTACCGGGTGCCGGCAGACTCAGATGCAGCCACCGATGTGACCGAAGTGCCTGAACCGGCCGGCGGGGTTCAATTGACGTCCGTTGGCGAGGACTTCGTGCTCCTCGATGAAGCGGAATCCAGCGTTCTGTTCAACGGACGCACGGTGCAGCTCCCTGTCGCAACCGGGGCGCGACTGCAGGCCGCTTCGCTGTCGGGTGACCGGGCTTTGGTGGGAATTGACGATGGCCTCGTGGCCGTCGACAGGAGGTCGGGAAACCTGCGGGTTCTCACCGACACGGCGACGGGCGCCGCGACCCCGCCCATGAGCGTGGGCGACTGCGCTTTCGGGGCGTGGTCGGATGGCTCGGTGTTCACCGAGTGTGCCGGCTCCGGTGCGATGTCCGCGATCGAGGGCGTCAGCGCCGGTGCTGATTTCGCCTTCCAGACCAACGGCGGCCATGTGCTGCTCAACGACGTCGCGGGCGGAACCGCGTGGGCTGTGCAGTCAGATAACCGCGTTATCGACAACTGGGACGACCTCATCGCTGTCGACGAAGACGAACTCAAGGTTGAGGACAACAACGAAGACACGCCTCCCGAGTATGAGGAGATGCAGCAGCCCCCGACCGCGGTCGCCGACGAGCTCGGCGCGAGGCCCGGGCGCACGTCGGTGCTTCCTGTTTTGCTCAATGATTTCGATCCGAACGGCGACGTGTTGATGATCGACTCCGTTGCGGCGCTGCCGGAGAGCGAAGGCCGGGTCGACGTCGTCAACAACTCGCAGCAGCTCCAGGTCACCCTCGCTGCGTCTGCGAGCGGTGTCCACCGATTCGATTACACGATCTCGGACGGCCGCGGCGGAACAGCGTCGACGACCGTCACTCTGACGGTGCGCGACCCGTCAGAGAACGGGCCGCCCGCTCAGGTGCGGACGACCAAGGGGTCTGTTGCAAGTGGGGCCAGGCTCTCGCTCGCGGTCCTCGGGGACTGGATCGACCCGGACGGTGACCCGTTCTACCTGACCGAGGCCAGCGTCGCTGCACCCGACCTCGTGCAGCACACTCCTGACGGCACGGTGATCTACAGCGACGCCGGGGCCGGAGGCGCTCTGAAGGAGGTGGGGCTCGTCGTCTCGGACGGCCTGCTCGACGGTACGGGCGCACTCGCCGTCACCGTTGCGCCGGCCGGGAGCGTGCCCATCATCGCCGAGTCCTTCCCCATGATCGCGCACGCGGGCCAGGAACTCGAAGTCTCGCCGCTCATGCACGCTCGAGGCGGATCGGCCCCGCTCCGGCTCGCGAACGTGCCCGCAAAAGACGGCGCAACCATCACCCCGGACTATGACGGGGGAACCTTCCGGTTTACGAGCGCCGAACCGCGCACCCACCACATCGACTTCTCCGTGACGGACGGGACGCAGACGGCGACAGCCACGGTTCGCATCGAGGTCATCGCTCCGCCGGACGCGGGGACAAAGCCGGTCACAGTCCCTCACACGGTCTTCATCCGGGAGCAGAGCACCGAGACCGTCGACGTCCTGGCCGGTGATTTCGACCCAGCCGGTGGTGTTCTCGTACTCACCGGAACCTCCGACATTCCGCCGCTCTCCGGCATCCGTGTGGAGATTCTTGAACAGCGGATGCTGCGAATCACGCTGACCGCACCGCTGGAGAGCCCGGTGTCGTTCAGTTATCGGGTCTCGAACGGAGTGGCCGATGCATCGGGCACGGTGACCGTTGTCGAGATCCCGAACCCGGTAAAGAGGCAGCCACCCGTCGCCTTCCCTGACACAGTTTCCGTTCGTGTCGGCGATGCCATCGACATCCCGGTTCTCGCCAACGACACGCACCCGGATGGTGACCCGCTGACGCTCGCCCCCGAACTCGCCGGTGCGCTGCCCGATGGCGGTGGGCTGCTGTTCACGGCGGGGAACGTGCTGAGATACCTGGCACCGGAGACGCCGGGCAACTACACCGCGTCGTACAGGGCAACGGCGCCAGACGGACAGTGGTCTGATGCGCAGGTGGTCCTCAACGTGCGCGAGGCCGATGTCGCGACGAATGCAGCGCCAGCGCCGAAGACGGTGATCTCGCGCGTCTTCTCCGGCGAACGCGTCAGGATCTCGATTCCACTCGTTGGCATCGACCCCGACGGTGATTCGGTGCAACTGATCGGACAGAGCTCGAACCCAGGCAAGGGGGCCGTGGTCGGCGCCGGAAGCGACTGGTTCGATTACGAGGCCGGTGCATACTCGGCAGGAACCGACAGCTTCGAGTACACAGTGGTCGACGCGTTGGGCAAGCAGGCGACGGGACTCGTACGCATCGGGATCAGCGCCAAACTCGATGGCTCACGCGTGCCAACAGCGACACCGGATGAAGTCCTGACGCGCCCGGGGTCGAGCGTCGCCGTCCGGGTCCTGGCCAACGACTCAGACCCCGACGGCGGGGCGCTCACCGTGACGAGCGTCGAGCCGACGGGAGAAGGAGCGCGCGCGGTCATCGACGGCGAGATCGTCCGTGTCACGGTTCCCAAGGGTGAGGGCCGGTACGGGTTCATCTACGAGATCCAGAACAAGGGCGGAAACACAGCGAGCACCTTCCTCACCGTCGTCGTGCGCAAGGACGCCCCGCTCGCACGCCCCCTCGCATCCGACGTTGTGCTCACGATCGATGAGATCACCGGCAAGTCCACTGTCGACGTGAACGTCCTGAAGAGCGTGTTCTGGGCGGATGGCCCCTCGTCAGAACTCGATGTCTCTGTAGCGGGCGGTTACGGCGATCGGGCCTCCGTGACGGCGTCCAAGCGGGTTCGGGTCGCCCTCGGCGCCGCGTCGCAGATCATTCCGTTCCGGGTGAGCAATCCCGAGGACCCGGATGTGAACGCCATCGCCTTCATCTGGGTGCCCGGTTTCGATGATGCGCTGCCGCAGTTGCGCACCGGCATCAAACCGATCAGTGTCGTCAGCGGAGAAGCCGTCGAGATCCCGCTCAACGATTACGTCATCGCTGCTGGTGGCAAGAGCGTCCGCCTGACGGATGCCGCCAAGGTTCGGGCGACGAACGCCAACGGCTCCGACCTGGTCATCGACCCAGCGACGTTGCGGTACACCAGTGCTGACCTCTATTTCGGCCCGGCATCCATCTCGTTCGAGGTCACCGACGGGGAAAGTGCCGACGATTCAAACGGGCGGGTGGCAACACTCGTCCTCCCGATCGAGGTGTCGTCCCGCGACAACCAGCCCCCCGTTTTCACCGGAGGGTCGATCGACTTCGAGCCGAGCCAGGTGAAGACCATCGACCTCACCAGGCTCACGACCTATCCGTACGACGATGACGTCGACGAGCTCGAGTACCGCGTGCTGGATCCACGACCGGCAGGATTCACGGTGTCGGTCTCCGGGCAGGAGCTCACGGTGACCGCGGCGGCCGATGTCGAGCTCGGGGCAACGCCCAGCATTCTTCTCGGGGTCCGTGATGCGGTGAACGACGGAGTCGCAGGCCGCATCCAGCTCACCGTGGTGCCGTCGACGCGACCTCTCGCTGTGCCGGCCGAGGATACGGTGATTGCGCAGCGGGGAGCGTCGACACCCGTCGATGTGCTCACCAATGACAGCGCAACTAACCCATTCCCCGGTTCGCCGCTTCGGGTCGTCGCCGTTCGCGGGCTGGACGGTGGCAACCTCCCGGCCGGTGTCAGTGTCGCGCCGAGCGCCGACAACTCCCGGTTGACGGTCACCGTTGCACAGGACGCGGCGGCCATCGACACCTCACTGCAGTACCAGGTCGCTGACGCGACGGGCGACCCGGCGAGGTACACCTGGGGCGCGGTCCGGATCTCGGTGCAGGACCGGCCGGACCCCGTTTCGGCCGTGCGCGTGACGGGGTTCGGTGATCGGAAAATCTCCCTGGGCTGGACGCCGGGCGCGGCCAATAACTCAGCCATCTCCGGGTTCGACGTCGAGTTGTTCCGTGATGGCACCCAGACATCGCTCGGTGTGACGACCTGCACATCCACGGCGTGTGACGTCCCCACAGCCGCCAATGGCAGGGCAAACGCGGTGCGGGTCGAGGTCAGCGCGCGCAACGCGAGGGGCGAGTCAGACCCGGTCCGCTTTGGCGACGCTGTGTGGTCGGACGTCATCCCCGCCGCTCCAGCCGGTCTGTCGGCAGCGCCGCTCGACGGTGCGCTGATGCTGAAGTGGAACCCGGTACCGAAACCGGGGCAGGGCAGCGACGTGACTAAATATGCGGTGACCGTCGGGGGAGCGGCACGCGAGATCAACGCGTCTGCGTGCTCCGCGACGTGCTCGCTACGGGTCGGCGACCTCAGCAATGGCACGACCGTTGAGTTCTCGGTGTCAGCGCGCAACGACGCACTCCCGGCGCTCGCCGCCTGGAACAGCGCGTCCGGATCTGGGAAACCGTTTGGCCCGCCGAGCCCCGGCAGGATTACGGTCGACGCCAATCCGGAGAATGCAAGCGCAACTGTGCGGTGGGACGGGTTCCTGGAGAACGGAGATCCCATCCGGAAATACTTTGTCCAGCGGCTCACGGTCAACTCCGTCCCTACCGGGGATCAATCGTGCTCCGGCTCGACTCCTAACCCGGTTCCCGGAGGGATAGTCGCCGCGCAACGGGAGACGGACGGGGCGGGGCGCGAGGCGACCTTTGGGGGCCTCGAGGGTGCGGACACCGTCTATTATTTCGTCGTATGGGGCTATAACGGAGCGGGGTGTGTATCGACAGTGGTGGCAACACGCACCGTCTTCGAAACCCCACCGTCGATCTCGCAGGTGGACGGTGGTATGGCGTACACCGACGCCCGCGCGAGCTTTGACTACGTCATTTCTCGCGTGAGTCCGACGGACTACGACTATTACAAGATCCGTTCGCTTGCCGGCGCGACGCCCTCGGAGTGGACTCGGTTCTCTGGCAACGGAACCCCGCGAACCGTCCTGGGGCTCGGAACTGGTTCGGTTGTCAACTTCGAGATCGTGGGCTGCAGAGCGTGGGGGTCGTATGAACTCTGTGGCGGTTCAAAGACGGTGATCGCCGACGAGCCTTCGGTGTCGCTGGTCCCGGCGGGCGTCCAATTCGACTTGACCACCCAGACGTTCAGCTGGACTGCCGACCCTCCCAACGGAGGTATAGCGGCAACCTACCGTTGCGGATCAGAGGGCGACTCCGCGGTTACGGTGGCCGACATCAACTCGTGTGTGCTTCCACCAACTCACTCCGGTCGGGCCTGGCTCGAGGTAACTGTCAACGGCCATACCAACACCTATTTCAGGCCATGA
- a CDS encoding AAA family ATPase, whose protein sequence is MTMTSEQATWFAGVCDQLVENVEQVLLGKNHVIRLSFVVLLSRGHLLLEDVPGTGKTSLARAMAESIAGVASRVQFTPDLLPGDITGVSIYDQRSGNFDFHKGPIFANIVLADEINRASPKTQSALLEVMEEGHVTVDGVTHPVGAPFMVIATQNPVEQAGTYRLPEAQLDRFMMKTSIGYPDHQSTIRILEGSDQAQATELTPVVPASTIAEMTRLATTVHVDASLNDYVARIVDGTRQAAEVRLGASVRGALSLVRASKTLAAASGRSFVIPDDVKSLADTVLAHRLILDAEAEFDGVNPSNVIAQVLIDTPPPRDAAAA, encoded by the coding sequence ATGACAATGACATCAGAGCAGGCCACCTGGTTTGCGGGCGTGTGCGACCAGCTCGTTGAGAACGTCGAGCAGGTGCTCCTTGGCAAGAACCATGTGATCCGGCTGTCCTTCGTCGTGCTCCTTAGCCGCGGGCACCTCCTCCTCGAAGACGTGCCAGGCACGGGGAAGACCTCGCTCGCCCGCGCCATGGCAGAGAGCATCGCCGGCGTTGCCAGTCGAGTGCAGTTCACGCCGGACCTTCTCCCCGGCGACATCACCGGCGTGAGCATCTACGACCAGCGCAGCGGGAACTTTGATTTTCACAAAGGCCCCATTTTCGCGAACATCGTGCTCGCCGACGAGATCAACCGTGCCAGCCCCAAGACCCAGTCAGCGTTGCTCGAGGTCATGGAAGAGGGGCACGTCACCGTCGACGGAGTCACCCACCCGGTTGGCGCCCCATTCATGGTGATAGCGACGCAGAACCCGGTTGAGCAGGCCGGTACCTACCGCCTGCCGGAAGCACAGCTCGACCGGTTCATGATGAAGACCTCGATTGGTTACCCAGACCACCAGTCGACGATCCGGATCCTCGAGGGATCAGATCAGGCCCAGGCGACAGAACTGACCCCCGTAGTGCCCGCATCGACCATTGCCGAAATGACCCGGCTCGCGACGACAGTCCACGTTGACGCGTCGCTCAACGACTACGTCGCCAGGATCGTCGACGGCACGCGGCAGGCCGCGGAGGTGAGGCTCGGGGCGAGTGTGCGCGGCGCGCTGTCGCTTGTGCGAGCGTCGAAAACGCTCGCGGCGGCATCCGGTCGGTCATTCGTGATCCCCGACGACGTCAAGTCGCTCGCGGACACCGTGCTCGCACACAGGCTCATTCTCGATGCCGAAGCGGAGTTCGACGGTGTGAACCCCTCCAACGTCATCGCCCAGGTGCTCATCGACACCCCACCACCGCGCGACGCGGCTGCGGCGTAG
- a CDS encoding DUF58 domain-containing protein: MAGPGGVREVTAEDKKIQPSHTAPTPARATPEAGNAVAPPGGARDGVLAAGVVLAIRFGRAVRAAIARWANAAAVVTWLGWAVVVSVVLAFLAGYALGWQEFVAGAWAGAVVLAAAAVFLIGRMSHEAVLTLPVNRITAGERAVAQIEVHNPSRRLLPGVRLEVPVGEGVAGFQIPSLGQGGTHEDVFTVPGLRRGVIPVGPVRVVRTDPLGLVRREKQWEERVELFVHPRTIPVPSLSTGFVRDLEGNPTRELTATDVSFHAIREYMPGDERRSIHWRSTAKTGQFMVRQFEETRRSHLMVALSLARADYSGDEDFEMAVSVAGSLGVRAIRDARTVSVVASESTPEFARRKLFAMKNLASMSPSRLLDDLSRVEPTERALNVSDLARVAADSIVGISLAFLVCGSAVTPATLRQASRHFPAGVEVIAVVCDPEIVPSFKTAGELSVLTIGFLEDLQQAMSKRTAA, encoded by the coding sequence GTGGCCGGGCCGGGCGGCGTCAGGGAGGTGACGGCCGAAGACAAGAAGATCCAGCCGTCGCACACGGCGCCGACCCCTGCTCGGGCAACGCCGGAGGCAGGCAACGCCGTCGCCCCTCCCGGTGGCGCAAGGGACGGTGTACTCGCGGCCGGGGTGGTCCTGGCTATTCGCTTCGGACGCGCCGTTCGCGCTGCGATCGCCCGCTGGGCAAACGCCGCTGCCGTCGTGACCTGGCTCGGCTGGGCCGTTGTGGTGAGCGTCGTGCTTGCCTTTCTCGCCGGGTACGCGCTCGGCTGGCAGGAATTCGTTGCCGGGGCGTGGGCCGGCGCCGTTGTGCTCGCGGCTGCCGCTGTGTTCCTCATCGGCCGGATGAGCCACGAGGCGGTCCTGACACTGCCCGTCAACAGGATCACTGCGGGCGAGCGCGCCGTTGCGCAGATCGAGGTACACAATCCGTCGCGACGGCTGTTACCCGGTGTTCGGCTCGAGGTTCCGGTCGGCGAGGGAGTCGCCGGGTTCCAGATCCCATCGCTTGGCCAGGGAGGCACACACGAGGACGTGTTCACGGTGCCTGGGCTTCGCCGAGGGGTGATTCCCGTTGGCCCGGTTCGAGTGGTGCGGACCGACCCGCTCGGACTGGTCAGGAGGGAGAAACAGTGGGAAGAGCGGGTTGAGCTGTTCGTTCACCCCCGCACGATTCCCGTACCGAGTCTGAGCACGGGATTCGTGCGCGACCTGGAGGGCAACCCGACTCGGGAACTCACCGCCACCGACGTGTCTTTTCACGCCATCCGCGAGTACATGCCCGGTGACGAACGCCGGTCGATTCACTGGAGGAGCACGGCAAAAACCGGGCAGTTCATGGTGCGGCAGTTCGAGGAGACCCGCCGAAGCCACCTCATGGTCGCGCTGAGTCTGGCGAGGGCTGATTACTCCGGCGACGAGGACTTCGAAATGGCCGTGAGCGTGGCCGGCTCCCTCGGCGTGCGCGCCATTCGAGACGCCAGAACGGTTTCGGTGGTGGCGAGCGAGTCGACCCCGGAGTTCGCGCGTCGCAAACTCTTCGCGATGAAGAACCTTGCCTCGATGAGTCCATCGCGCCTGCTCGACGACCTCAGCCGGGTCGAACCGACGGAGAGGGCCTTGAACGTCTCCGACCTCGCCAGGGTCGCCGCTGACTCGATCGTCGGCATCTCGCTCGCGTTCCTCGTCTGCGGGTCAGCTGTGACGCCGGCGACACTTCGCCAGGCGTCGCGGCACTTCCCCGCGGGCGTCGAGGTCATCGCCGTCGTGTGTGACCCCGAGATCGTGCCGAGCTTCAAGACGGCGGGGGAGTTGTCGGTCCTGACCATTGGCTTCCTCGAGGACCTCCAGCAGGCGATGTCGAAAAGGACCGCGGCGTGA
- a CDS encoding transglutaminase domain-containing protein, with the protein MRTPTPSTRNALWNTVFTVLAVAAASALWWPIYQVPRFITVAVVAIAIGVAIVILGRALRLPGFAVVGITVVAYLLVGVPLVFPDATIFGVLPTWQGLVELVTGTANSWKQLVTILLPVGTYQGLLIPPLAGILTVTVLTLSIALRTRWTAFAVVWPMVLGVLGIVFGGEIGWESVPLGLAVAVITLVWLVWLGRHTRNKGRDTDVVGAVRTSRRERRRVAIVSGLTAAMIVALAAFGGAVMASVAPATADRQVLRSLIEQPFNPRSYPSPLSAFRSFHQPDTAGMELLTVSGLPEGGRLRMATLDSYDGVVFSAGTEEDTVGSGTFVRVPYRLDQQASGRIVTLDVTIAGYSSIWVPGAGHLRQIDFDGARAAGLADDFFYNDITGSAAVVGGFASGDSYQVESVVAATPSLTDLGRIRPGPDPVDRSVELPRVMTERLESYTAGISGEGAKLVAMIDGLTSDGYISHGVGDDEPTSLSGHGIDRITTLFTDRPMVGDEEQYAVAAALMARQLGFPARVVVGFLPAVGPESAATPVSGDDISAWIEVQSSDGTWLTVDTTPPIREIPEKEPDEPTTVSRPQSVVQPPIEEPETDAEQIPADDSLDEEDEPLDPLLAALLLVAQVLGGLLLLAAVFAAPFLAVIAAKVRRRTLRRSRRTPSERIRGGWQEFQDTAVDYGVQPPSSATRREVAAAAGSKRALALASVADRATFSLQKPSDEDADLVWTAVDDLRRSFSRGRSRRERFRAATSLRSFGIRPRRPSA; encoded by the coding sequence GTGAGGACCCCGACGCCGTCCACCCGGAACGCTCTGTGGAACACCGTGTTCACCGTGCTCGCCGTGGCCGCAGCGTCAGCGCTGTGGTGGCCGATCTACCAGGTGCCGCGCTTCATCACCGTCGCGGTTGTCGCGATTGCCATCGGGGTTGCGATTGTCATTCTCGGGCGGGCCCTGCGGTTACCCGGCTTCGCCGTCGTCGGAATAACCGTTGTGGCTTACCTGCTCGTCGGAGTCCCGCTCGTCTTTCCTGACGCAACCATCTTCGGGGTCCTGCCGACGTGGCAAGGCCTGGTCGAGCTCGTCACCGGCACTGCGAACAGCTGGAAGCAACTGGTCACCATCCTGCTCCCTGTCGGAACCTACCAGGGGCTGCTCATCCCGCCGCTCGCCGGCATCCTCACCGTCACAGTGCTCACGCTGTCGATAGCCCTGCGGACCAGGTGGACGGCGTTCGCCGTGGTCTGGCCGATGGTGCTCGGTGTGCTCGGTATCGTCTTCGGTGGGGAGATCGGCTGGGAGTCGGTGCCGCTCGGTCTCGCGGTCGCGGTCATCACGCTGGTCTGGCTGGTCTGGCTCGGTCGACACACGCGCAACAAGGGCCGTGACACGGATGTGGTCGGTGCCGTTCGCACGTCGCGGCGGGAACGCAGGCGTGTCGCGATCGTCAGCGGGTTGACCGCTGCAATGATCGTGGCCCTCGCGGCGTTCGGAGGCGCTGTGATGGCATCCGTCGCTCCCGCAACCGCCGACCGCCAGGTCCTCCGCTCACTCATCGAGCAGCCGTTCAATCCACGTTCATACCCGAGTCCGCTGTCCGCTTTCCGGAGTTTCCACCAGCCGGACACCGCCGGCATGGAACTCCTCACCGTCTCCGGCCTGCCCGAGGGCGGGCGGTTGCGTATGGCGACCCTCGACTCATACGACGGTGTTGTCTTTTCGGCCGGAACGGAGGAAGACACGGTCGGCTCCGGGACGTTCGTTCGCGTGCCGTACCGCCTCGACCAGCAGGCGAGCGGGCGAATCGTCACTCTCGACGTGACAATCGCCGGCTACTCGTCCATCTGGGTTCCCGGCGCTGGACACCTCAGGCAGATCGACTTCGATGGTGCCCGCGCGGCGGGTCTCGCCGATGACTTTTTCTACAACGACATCACGGGAAGCGCGGCGGTCGTCGGTGGATTCGCCTCCGGTGACAGCTACCAGGTGGAATCGGTGGTCGCCGCAACGCCGTCTCTCACTGACCTCGGCCGGATCCGGCCTGGCCCTGACCCTGTCGACCGCTCAGTTGAACTACCGAGGGTCATGACCGAGCGGCTGGAGTCCTACACGGCCGGTATCTCGGGGGAGGGCGCGAAGCTCGTTGCGATGATCGATGGGCTCACGAGCGACGGCTACATCAGTCACGGCGTGGGGGATGACGAGCCGACGAGCCTCTCCGGACACGGCATCGACCGTATTACCACCCTGTTCACTGACCGCCCGATGGTGGGCGACGAGGAGCAATACGCCGTTGCGGCTGCGCTGATGGCACGCCAGCTCGGGTTCCCTGCGCGGGTGGTCGTCGGCTTCCTCCCTGCGGTCGGCCCTGAGTCAGCGGCGACACCGGTATCTGGCGACGACATCAGCGCGTGGATCGAGGTGCAGTCGAGTGACGGGACCTGGTTGACCGTCGACACCACCCCGCCGATCAGGGAGATCCCCGAGAAGGAACCGGACGAGCCGACAACGGTCTCCAGACCACAGTCCGTCGTGCAGCCGCCGATCGAGGAGCCCGAGACCGACGCAGAGCAGATACCGGCTGATGACAGCCTCGACGAGGAAGACGAACCACTCGACCCGCTGCTCGCTGCGCTCCTGCTGGTTGCGCAGGTCCTCGGTGGGCTTCTTCTCCTCGCCGCTGTGTTCGCCGCACCATTTCTCGCCGTGATCGCGGCGAAGGTCAGGCGGCGCACCCTTCGGCGCTCACGCCGCACACCGTCTGAGCGGATCCGCGGCGGGTGGCAGGAGTTCCAGGACACCGCGGTCGACTACGGCGTCCAGCCGCCGTCATCGGCAACCAGGCGTGAGGTCGCAGCGGCCGCGGGCAGCAAACGCGCGCTCGCGCTGGCATCCGTCGCAGACCGTGCGACTTTCTCGCTTCAGAAACCGAGCGATGAGGACGCCGATCTGGTCTGGACGGCGGTGGACGACCTGCGACGTTCGTTCAGCCGGGGGCGTTCACGCCGCGAACGGTTCAGAGCGGCAACCTCGCTGCGCTCGTTCGGAATCAGGCCGCGCCGCCCGTCGGCGTGA